ACATCACCCACGCCGACATGACGGTGAACGCGGTGCCGATCTGATGCAGCTCCAGGCCCGCGACCTTCCGCGGCTGGGGCTGGGCGCGGTTGACGACGATCAGCGCCGCGCCGATGACTCCGCCCATGTAGACACCGAGACCGGCGCCGAGCGAGTCCCAGGCGGTGGGTGCGCTGCCGGGGTAGCCCGAGGGCACCGAGAAGTAGTCGAGGAACGAGGCGATGAACAGCAACACCGCTGCACCGATCACCACGCCGTCGCCTCGCTTGAGGGAGCGGAAATTCACTTCAGGTCCTTCGTCAGTCGTCTCATCGGTCGCTGGTGGGCGTCGCTGTCGCTCGTCGCTCGCGGTGGCAGGTCGCTTAGGGGTCCTTGCACTATGCCCGCCCGGGTCGCGCGGCCTGGCACCGCACCTCGCCGCGTTGCCGAAAAGCCCTGGTAGCTCTGCTACGAGGACTCTCCGGCGCCTTGCGATGCACGGCACCAGACCACGCGCCCTATCGGACGCTCATAGTGCAAGGACCCCTAAGGACCGCGGTGGCCGCGGGGTGCGAAGCGCGGGGGTGGCCCCCCAATCTCGGGGCGACACTATCGTCATCCCGGGGGAGGTGTCTGCCTGGTCATGGGCTTGTGACCTCACACGTGCAGGAAACTCATGATTCCTTCAGCAATGCCCCGGGCCGCCTTCTCCTGCCAGGCGCCGTCCGTGACGTTCGCGGCGTCCCGGGAATCGCGCATGTTGCCGCACTCGATGAACACCTTCGGCACCCGGGAGAGGGTCAGACCACCGAGGTCGCTGCGCACGTCGAGGCCGCTGCCGCCACTGATGTAGTTGGCCGGGGCGCTGCCGGTGGCCTGCGCGAAATGTGTCTTGACCTGCTCCCCGAGCTTCCGCGAGGGCCCGGCGATCGCACGGGTGTCCGCGCCTGCACGGTGCACCGCGGCGGGCAGGATGACGTGGAAGCCGCGGTCGCCCGCGGGGGCGCCGTCGGCGTGGATGGAGATCGCGGCGTCCGCGTGGGCGTCGTTGCCGATGCGGGCCCGCTCGTCGACGCAGGGTCCCCACGGGCGGTCGCCGTCCTGCGTCAGGACGACCTTGGCGCCCTGCCGCTCCAGCAGCGCCCGCACCCGCCTGGAGACCTCCAGGGTGAAGCGCGCCTCGGGGTAGCCGGCGTTGGTGGCCGTGCCGGTGGTGTCGCACTCCTTCCGCTCCGTGCCGATGTCGACCTTGCGGTTGATCTCGGCGGTGTGCAGGTGGTTGCCGGGGTTGTGTCCCGGGTCGATCACCACGACCTTGCCCGCGAGCGGTCGCCCGTCCGCGCGCCCGGCGGACCTCCCGCCCCGGGCGGAGGGCTGCCCCGAGGGGGTCCCGCCGGCGGAGGCACCCGGCGGGCCCTGCGCGGCCCCGCCGCCCCCGCCCGAACCGCCGTCCAGGCCCTGCCAGACCAGCCAGCCCACCAGGGCGGCCGGCACCAGCGCGGCCAGCGCGACGGTCAGCGGACCGCGCGGCACCCGGCGGCGCGGGCTCTCACCCTCGATCCCGTACGGGTCGTGGCCGAAGCTCATGAACGGCACGCTCCCGGCTCCGCGCCACCGGTCCTCGGGGGGCCGGTCCTGCGCAGCACCCGCAGCGAGCCCGTCACGGACACCTCGTCGAACGCGCCCGAATCCAGCGCCCTGCGGTAGATGCGGTACGGGGCCTGGCCGCCGTCCGCGGGATCCGGGAACACGTCGTGGATCACCAGCAGACCGCCCTGTGCGACGAGCGGTGCCCAGCCCTCGTAGTCGCCCGTCGCGTGCTCGTCGGTGTGGCCGCCGTCGACGAAGACGAGGCCGAGCGGCTGCCGCCAGAGCCGGGCGACCGCGGGGGAGCGGCCGACGACGGCCACCACGTGCTCCTCCAGACCCGCCTTGGCGAGCGTCCGCCGGAACGCGGGCAGGGTGTCCATCCGGCCCACCTCGGGGTCGACCAGCTCCGGGTCGTGGTACTCCCAGCCGGGCTGCTGCTCCTCGCTGCCGCGGTGGTGGTCGACCGTGACCGCGGTGACACCGGCGTCCCGGGCCGCCGCGGCGAGCAGCAGGGTGGAACGGCCGCAGTACGTGCCGACCTCCAGCAGCGGCAGGCCCAGCCGCGCGGCCGTGCACGCCGCCGCGTAGAGGGCGAGCCCCTCGTCGCGCGGCATGAAGCCCTTCGCGGCCTCGAAGGCCGCGAGCACCTCCGGCGCGGGCGCCTGCCGCTCGACGACCGGCGTCTGCTCGGCGGCCATGAGTCCTCCGCTCGGATCGTGAGGTGTGCACCGGGCGATGCGCCTGGTGCGCAGGCCCCGGCGCCCATGCTGCCGTACGGCGCCGCCGCCGGGGGCGGCGGGGGCGTAACGGATGGTAACGAGTCCGGCCGGCGCACGGGCCGGACGGTGTCCGGTGGAACCCCCGCCAAGGAACGACCTCAGTGCCGGACACCACCGGTCGGAGTGCTCGGAGCGCAGGGCGCGGTGGGCGCGTGCGGGAGCCGGGAGCCGGGAGCCGGGGGTCGGGAGCCGGGGGTCGGGAGCTGGGAGCCGGGAGGCGACGGCGACGGCGAGGTGT
The nucleotide sequence above comes from Streptomyces sp. TS71-3. Encoded proteins:
- a CDS encoding N-acetylmuramoyl-L-alanine amidase, coding for MSFGHDPYGIEGESPRRRVPRGPLTVALAALVPAALVGWLVWQGLDGGSGGGGGAAQGPPGASAGGTPSGQPSARGGRSAGRADGRPLAGKVVVIDPGHNPGNHLHTAEINRKVDIGTERKECDTTGTATNAGYPEARFTLEVSRRVRALLERQGAKVVLTQDGDRPWGPCVDERARIGNDAHADAAISIHADGAPAGDRGFHVILPAAVHRAGADTRAIAGPSRKLGEQVKTHFAQATGSAPANYISGGSGLDVRSDLGGLTLSRVPKVFIECGNMRDSRDAANVTDGAWQEKAARGIAEGIMSFLHV
- a CDS encoding class I SAM-dependent methyltransferase; translation: MAAEQTPVVERQAPAPEVLAAFEAAKGFMPRDEGLALYAAACTAARLGLPLLEVGTYCGRSTLLLAAAARDAGVTAVTVDHHRGSEEQQPGWEYHDPELVDPEVGRMDTLPAFRRTLAKAGLEEHVVAVVGRSPAVARLWRQPLGLVFVDGGHTDEHATGDYEGWAPLVAQGGLLVIHDVFPDPADGGQAPYRIYRRALDSGAFDEVSVTGSLRVLRRTGPPRTGGAEPGACRS